Within the Microbacterium sp. CGR2 genome, the region GCGTGCTGCCGACCATCCGACTTTCAGCGAAGCGGCGACATCGCTGTCGATCACCCAGCCCGCATTCACCAAGCAGATCCAGCAGCTCGAGTCGCAGGTGGGCACTGCGCTGTTCCGTCGCGGCCGGCATGGTGCCGGGCTGACGTCCGCGGGGGCGGCGCTCCTGAACGATGCGCGCACGATCGTCGATCTCGCCGACCGGTTCGGAGCAAGAGTCAGGCGGCTGTCGGCAGGAGACGAAGGGCACCTCACGGTGGGGTTCGGGCTTTCGAGCATCGCCGTCGCACCACGCGTGGTCGCCGCTTTCCGCTCCACTTCGCCCGGCGTGACGGTTCGCTTGGAAGACATGTCCTCGGCGGCACAGATCGAGGGCGTCCGAAGCGGAGAACTGGACATCGCTTTCGCGCGGATGCCGGCGCCACCGGACCTGCGTGCGATCGCGGTGCTCTCAGACCGCCTGGTCATCGCTCATCCTGACGACGGTGACCCGCCGCCCGAGGGCGGGCTCGCCGAGTGGTTGCATCGGCATCCGCTCGTCCGCCTCTCCACCGGG harbors:
- a CDS encoding LysR family transcriptional regulator; this encodes MDIRLLRALVRAADHPTFSEAATSLSITQPAFTKQIQQLESQVGTALFRRGRHGAGLTSAGAALLNDARTIVDLADRFGARVRRLSAGDEGHLTVGFGLSSIAVAPRVVAAFRSTSPGVTVRLEDMSSAAQIEGVRSGELDIAFARMPAPPDLRAIAVLSDRLVIAHPDDGDPPPEGGLAEWLHRHPLVRLSTGRGPGLAAQVGRYLSTAGVTPQVVQEADDLQTVLALVAAGVGAAIVPESARNIGPARVSMRRLGGASASWTVGVVWRADNETPVVRAFLDELARIPEG